The region CGGCATCAGCCAAGGCAGCAGTCGCGGTGAAGGAAACCCTCGACATTGACTGGCTGCAGCGCCAGCCGGCCGATCACTACACGCTGCAGCTGCTGGCAACGCGACAACGTGACAATCTGCAGGCCTTCCTGCAACGCCATGACCTGGACACGCAAAGTGTGATTGTCGAAAGTCGCAAGAACAGTGAACCCTGGTATGCCGCGGTCTTTGGCAGTTATCCCGATACCGGGGTGGCCCGGGAGGCGGCCGCGGATCTGCCCGGTGACCTGGAGGCGCCGTGGATCCGGCGTATCGGGGACGTTCAGGCGAGCCTGGCGCACCCGGCCGACGAGCCGATTACCGACAAGCCGGTGCCCCACAGCGCCACCTTGCGGGCACATACCGCCTGGTTGTGGGATCAGGATCCGGACGCCTATACCCTGCAGCTGATTGCCGGTTCTAATGAGCCGGCGATCCAGGACTTTATCGATCACCATGCACTGCGCGGCGAAGCCGTGTTTTATCAGACCCGGCGCAAGGGCAACCCCTGGTTCGTGGTGGTACTGGGCCGGCATGCCGATCGCGCGGCGGCGCTGGCGGCACGTGAGGCATTGCCGGCGACGCTGCGCGAACAGGCGCCATGGCCGCGCGCCTTCGCCGATATTCATAGCGAACTCGCCGCACCCTGAGCCACCCGGGAATCCCGATAACCCTGTCGGTTCTCCTGTCATTTTGTCCTAAAACATCAAGCAAAACAGCTCCTTATGGAGCATTGCAGGGGCCTGTGGCCTGGCTGTATACTTCTGGGCCATTTTGCCCGCGATCTGCGGGTAAAAAGTCGAATCACGGTAAGAATTTAGTGGCGGTTCCAGTGACACAAAGCAAACTGACTCAACTTTCCAGCGGGCTCTACCAACCGAACTTTGAACGGGACAATTGCGGTTTCGGGCTGATTGCCCATATGGATGGCGAAGCCAGCCACTGGATCCTGGAGACCGCCATCGGCGCCCTGGCGCGGCTGACCCATCGTGGCGCGATCGCGGCCGACGGCAAGTCCGGCGACGGCTGCGGTCTGTTGTTGAAACAGCCAAAAAGTTTTTTCCAGGCTGTCGCCAAAGAGCAGGGTTTTACACTCAATGAGCGCTTTGCCGTGGGTATGGTGTTTCTCAACACCGACAGCCAGCTGGCCGAGGCGGCGCGCAATCAGCTGGTTCGTGAGCTGGAACAGGAAGGACTGGACGTCCTCGGCTGGCGTACGGTCCCGGTCAACCCCGATGCTTGTGGCAAGGAAGCGCTGCGCACTCTGCCGACGATCGAGCAGCTGTTCATCAATGCACCGGCGGCGATGGATGAAATCGAATTCGAACGACACCTGTATATAGCCCGTCGGCGCACCGAAAAGGCGATCGAGCCGCAGGACGATACCTTTTATATTCCCAGCCTCTCCTCGCGGGTGATCTCCTTCAAGGGACTGGTCATGCCCGCCTACCTGCCGGTGTTCTACGAGGATCTGAACGACTCGCGCATGGCCTCCGCTCTGGCCGTGTTCCATCAGCGTTTTTCGACCAACACCTGGCCCGAGTGGCGCCTGGCCCAGCCGTTCCGTTATCTGGCCCATAACGGTGAGATCAATACCGTGCAGGGTAACCGCAACTGGTCGGTGGCGCGCGGCCACAAGTTCCACAGCCCGCATATTCCGATGGCGGACGTGCGCCCGCTGGTCTCCCCGTCGGGTTCCGACTCCAACAGCCTGGATAATATGCTCGAGGCGTTACTGGCCGGGGGCATGGATATCTTCCGCGCCATGCGCCTGCTGATTCCACCGGCCTGGCAGAACGTGGAGACCATGGACGCGGATCTGCGCGCCTTTTATGAATACAACTCCATGCACATGGAGCCGTGGGACGGTCCGGCCGGCATCGTGCTGACCGACGGGCGCCACGCCGCCTGCAGCATGGATCGCAACGGTCTGCGTCCGGCACGCTGGGTGATAACCAGAGACCGGCATATCACCCTGGCCTCGGAAATCGGCGTTTACGACTACGCCCCCGAGGACGTAGTCGCCAAGGGCCGGCTCAAGCCGGGCCAGATGCTGGCGGTGGATACCGACAGCGGCAAACTGCTGCTGCCGGAGGACATTGATCAACGCTTGAAGAGCCGCCAGCCCTACAAGCAGTGGATGCGGGAGCATGCCCGGCGGCTCAAGTCTCTGCTGCAGGAAGAGAACAACGCCAGCCCGGTGGACGAATCCCTGGTGGATGTCTATCAGAAGATGTTCCAGGTCACCTTCGAGGAACGGGATCAGGTGATCCGCGTGCTCGGTGAAGTCGGTCAGGAGGCCGTCGGCTCCATGGGCGACGATACACCCTTCCCGGTCCTATCGCGCATGGTGCGCTCGCCCTACGACAACTTCCGCCAGCAGTTCGCCCAGGTGACCAATCCGGCGATCGATCCGATTCGTGAACAGATCGTCATGTCCCTGGAAACCTGTTTTGGCCCCGAGCGCAACATGTTCGACGAGACTGCGCAACATGCCGAGCGACTGCTGGTCGACTCGCCGGTGCTCTCGCACACCAAGTTCACCCAGCTGCTGGAGATGGGGCAAAGCGAGAAGAATTACGCCAATCAGCTCATCTCGCTGAATTATCCCGAGGACACGGAACTCGAGGCGGCAATCCGCGATATCTGCGAGCAGGCCGTTAATGCCGTCAAGCAGGGCAAGGTCGTGCTGGTTCTCAGCGATCGCGAGATCACTCGCGAGACCCGCCCGGTACACGCGCTGCTCGCCACGGGTGCCGTGCATCATCGGCTGGTGCAGGAAGGCCTGCGCTGTGATGCCAATATTGTTGTGGAAACCGGCACAGCCAGGGATCCTCATCATTTCGCCGTATTGATCGGCTATGGCGCCACGGCCGTCTATCCCTATCTGGCCTATGCCACTCTGCGGGACATGCAGCGCAGTGGCGAGATCACCGATCCCAGTGCCGCCAACCTGGATGCCAATTATCGCAAGGGCATTAACAAGGGGCTGTACAAGATCACCTCCAAGATGGGGATCTCCACCATCGCCAGTTATCGCGGTGCCCAGTTGTTCGAGTCGGTCGGCCTGCATCAGGAGGTGGTAGATCTTTGCTTTAACGGCACCACCAACCGGATTCAGGGAATCGGTTTCAGTGATCTGCAGGAGGATCAGCGCCTGTTGTGCAAACTGGCCTGGAACAAGCGCAAGCCGATCCAGCAGGGCGGCCTGCTCAAGTTTATTTGCGGCGGCGAGGATCACGCCTACAATCCGGATGTGATCGGCACCCTGCAGGAAGCGGTTAAAAGCAGCGACTTTGATAAATGGAAGGAATACACCGCACTGGTCAATCAACGCCAGCCGCTGACCCTGCGCGATCTGCTCCAGCTGCGCGAGACTGATCAGCGTGTTGCACTGGATGAAGTGGAACCGATGGAAGAGATCGCTACCCGCTTCGATTCGGCCGCCATGTCGCTGGGGGCGTTGTCGCCCGAGGCGCACGAAACCCTGGCCGAAGCGATGAACCGCCTCGGTGCTCGCTCCAACTCGGGCGAGGGGGGCGAGGATCCCAAGCGTTACGGAACCAACAAGCGCTCCAAGATCAAACAGGTCGCTTCCGGACGCTTCGGGGTAACGCCGGCCTATCTGCGTTCGGCGGAAGTCATGCAGATCAAGGTGGCCCAGGGTGCCAAGCCCGGCGAAGGCGGGCAGCTGCCCGGTCACAAGGTCAACGATCTCATCGCACGCTTGCGTTACTGCAAGCCGGGGGTCTCGCTGATCTCGCCGCCGCCGCATCATGATATCTATTCGATCGAGGACCTGGCCCAGCTGATTTTCGATCTCAAGCAGGTTAATCCCGACGGCCTGGTGTCGGTCAAACTGGTCTCCGAAGCCGGTGTCGGCACCGTGGCCGCCGGCGTGGCCAAGGCCTATGCCGATCTGATCACCATCTCCGGTTATGACGGCGGTACCGGGGCCTCGCCGCTGACCTCGGTCAAATATGCCGGCAGCCCGTGGGAGCTTGGCTTGAGTGAAACGCACCAGATCCTGCGCGCCAACGATCTGCGCGACAAGGTGCGCCTGCAGACTGATGGTGGCCTGAAGACCGGCCTGGATGTGATCAAGGCGGCGATCCTCGGCGCGGAAAGCTTCGGCTTCGGCACCGGGCCGATGGTCGCCATGGGTTGCAAGTACCTGCGTATCTGTCATCTGAACAATTGCGCCACCGGCGTGGCCACCCAGGACAAGGTGCTGCGCATGGATCACTATCGCGGCGAAGTGGAGTGGGTGATGAACTATTTCCGCTTCATCGCCGAGGAAGTGCGTGAGCTGCTGGCCGCACTGGGGCTGCGCAAGCTGACCGATGCGATTGGTCGCACCGATCTGCTCGAAGCCCTGGAAGGGGAAACCAGCAAGCAGCGCGGTCTGGATCTCTCCGCCCTGCTCAGTGATGCGGATGTGGCCAAAGACAAGCCGCAATGTTGCGTACGACCCAGGAATGAGCCGTTCGACAAGGCCGAGCTGGCCGAGCAGATGGTCACCGATTGCCTGCCGGCGATCGAAAACAAGACCGGCGGCGAGTTCAATTACGAAGTACGTAATACCCACCGTTCCATTGGCGCGCGCCTGTCGGGCGAGATTGCCGTACGCCACGGCGATCTGGGTATGGAGAACAAACCGATTATTTTACGTCTTAGCGGTACCGCCGGGCAGAGCTTCGGTGTCTGGAATGCCGGCGGTCTGCACATGTACCTGGAAGGCGATGCCAACGACTATGTGGGCAAGGGCATGGCCGGCGGCAAACTGGTCCTCTATCCGCCCAGGGGCAGCAGTTTTGCCAGCCATGAGACCACGATCATCGGCAACACCTGCCTGTACGGCGCGACCGGCGGCAAGCTCTACGCGGCCGGCACGGCCGGCGAACGCTTCGGCGTGCGTAACTCCGGCTGTCATGCGGTTGTCGAAGGCGTGGGCGATCACGGTTGTGAATACATGACCGGCGGGCATGTCACCGTACTGGGTCAGGCCGGACTCAACTTCGGTGCGGCCATGACCGGCGGGTTTGCCTATGTCTATGACGCGGACAACAGTTTTATCGATTGTGTCAGCCACGATGTCGACATTCATCGCATCGTACCCGAACACATGGAAGCCAACCGCAATCATCTACGCGAAGTGATTGAGGAGTTTGTCCGTGAAACTGGCAGTCAACGTGGCCAGATGTTACTGGACAACTTTGCCGATGAAGTGGGCCACTTCTGGCTGGTCAAACCGAAAGCGGCTTCACTGGAGTCCTTGATGGACGATCTGCAGCGCCGCGCTGCGTAATTCTTTAATTGATAGTATAAATCCGCAGCCGGGATTGTCCGGCTGCCTCAATGGGCAGTTAGAGCAAATCATGGGTAACACGTTTCAGTTTTTACAGGTCAAGCGCATCGATCCGGAAAAGAAACGGGTCAATATCCGGATCAAGGAATATCGCGAGATCTATGGTCAGTACGATGCCGAGTCGGCGGCACAGCAGGCAGACCGTTGTCTGGAGTGTGGCAATCCCTATTGCGAATGGAAATGCCCGGTCCATAACTATATTCCCAACTGGCTGAAGCTGATCGCCGAAGGTAATATCACCGAGGCCGCCGAGCTGTCCCATCGCACCAACTCCCTGCCCGAGATCTGCGGCCGGGTCTGCCCGCAGGATCGCCTCTGCGAGGGCGCCTGCACCCTGAACGACGGTTTCGGCGCGGTGACCATCGGCTCCATCGAAAAATACATCAGCGATACCGCCTTCGAACAGGGCTGGCGGCCCGACATGAGCGGTGTCGAGGCGACCGGCAAAAAGGTTGCCGTGATCGGTGCCGGCCCGGCCGGTCTGGGCTGCGCCGATGTGCTGGCGCGCAACGGGGTTGCTGTCACCGTCTATGATCGTTATCCGGAGATCGGCGGCCTGCTGACCTTCGGGATTCCCGAATTCAAGCTGGAAAAGGAAGTCGTCCACAAGCGCCGCGAGATATTCGAAGGCATGGGCATCGAATTCAGGCTCGGCGTGGAGATCGGCAAGGACATCGCCTTCAAGGCGATCGCGGATCAATATGACGCGGTGTTCCTGGGGATGGGGACCTACAAATACATGACCGCCGGGATCGCCGGTGAGGATCTGCACGGGGTTTACGCGGCGCTCGATTTTCTGATTTCGAATGTGAATCATTGTTATAACTACGAAAAAGATCCGAAAGATTACATCAGCATGCAGGGTCGCCACGTGGTGGTGCTGGGCGGGGGTGATACCGCCATGGATTGCAACCGGACCTCGATTCGCCAGGGTGCCGCCTCGGTGACCTGTGCCTATCGGCGCGATGAAGCCAACATGCCCGGTTCCAAACGGGAAGTGGGCAATGCCAAGGAAGAGGGCGTGAAGTTCATGTGGAACCGTCAGCCGGTGGAGATCGTCGGCAACGGCCAGGTGGAAGGCGTCAAGGTGGTGACCACGCAGCTGGGCGAACCCGACGAGCGCGGCCGTCGCCGTCCCGAACCGGTGGCCGGCTCCGAAGAGATCATCATGGCCGATGCGGTGATCATCGCCTTCGGTTTCCAGCCCAGCCCCGGTGACTGGTTCGAGGAATACCAGATCGCGATCGATGAACGCGGTCGGGTCAAGGCCCCGCAAAAACAGGAATACAAACACCAGACCGCCAATCCGAAGATCTTCGCCGGCGGCGACATGGTACGCGGCTCCGACCTGGTGGTCACCGCCGTCTACGAAGGCCGCGAAGCCGCCGAAGGCATCCTCGACTATCTTGAGGTGTGAATAATTAACGCAGAGGACGCTGAGTCGCAGAGGCGCGGAGAAAAAAATAATAAATTTCGTCCTGCGTTTCTGCGCGACTTTATCCTGCCTGCAACCGACAACAAGAAACAGAATTGATTCTCTCTGCGCCTCCGCGCCTCTGCGTGCTCCGCGTTTGAGTCGTCGATCATAAAAAGTGGACAAGAATGACTGAATTGAAAAATGATCGTTTGTTGAAGGCCCTGGCGCGTGAGCCGGTGGATGTGACGCCGGTGTGGATGATGCGCCAGGCCGGGCGTTATCTGCCCGAGTATCGCGCCACGCGTGAGAAGGCCGGCAGTTTTCTGGATCTGTGCAAGAACCCGGAGCTGGCCACCGAGGTAACGATGCAGCCGCTGGATCGCTTCGATCTGGATGCGGCGATTCTGTTTTCCGATATTCTGACCATTCCCGATGCCATGGACCTGGGCCTCTACTTTGCCGAGGGCGAAGGTCCCTGCTTTGAGCGGCCGCTGCGTTCGGCCGCGGCGATCGAGCAACTGCCGGTCCCCGATGTCGCCGACAGCCTCGGTTATGTGATGGACGCAGTGAGCACGATTCGTCGCGAGCTGGACGGCCGGATGCCGCTGATCGGTTTCTCCGGCAGTCCCTGGACCCTGGCCACCTACATGGTGGAGGGTGGCACCACCAAGGAGTTCGCCCTGGTCAAAGGGTTGCTCTACGAAAATCCCCGGGCGATGCACCAGTTGCTGGAGAAGCTGGCGCATACCGTGATCGACTACCTCAATGCCCAGATCGCCGCCGGCGCCCAGGCGGTGATGATCTTCGACACCTGGGGCGGGGTGCTGACCACGCGGGATTACAGTGAATTCTCCCTCCACTATATGCGCCGGATCATCGCCGGTCTGACCCGCGAGCACGAAGGTCGCAAGGTGCCGGTGATCATCTTCAGCAAAGGGGGCTGCCAGTGGCTGGAGGATCAGGCCGACATCGGTGCCGACGCGCTGGGACTGGACTGGACCATCGACATCGGCCTGGCCCGCCAGCGGGTAGGTCAGCAGGTTGCCCTGCAGGGGAATATGGATCCCTGCGTCCTCTACGCCTCCCCCGAGCGCATCCGCGCCGAAGTGGCCACTATCCTGGAGAGCTATGGGCCGGGCGAGGGACACATCTTCAATCTGGGACACGGCATTCACCAGCATGTGGACCCGGAACACGCCCGCGCCTTTATTGACGCCGTCCACGAATTGAGTGTCCCCTACCACGGCGGTTAAACACGCATTATAAATAGGTGAGCTGGTTCAAAAATAATTCAAGCAGAACAGCAGATGGTCGATATATTTTATTCAACCAGCCCCACAGCTTATGACTACAGAGGTGTCAAATGCGTGTACTTGTCGGTTTTTTGAGTCTGCTTCTGATCGCGGTCTCTTCGGCGCAGGCCAATGACGAATTCCCCGGTCGCAGTCTGTATCTGGATGTCCCGCATATCGAACTCGATGAACTGGCCAAACGCTATGACGAGGTGATTATCGTCGATGTCCGCTCCGGCTATGAATACGATACCCTGCATATCAAAAAGGCGATCAATATTTCACTCGGTGCCTCCGATTATGTCGATCGCATGCACCAGCTGCGTCAGGCAAATCCGGATAAGACCATTGTGACCTACTGTAACGGCAAGACCTGCATGAAGTCCTACAAGGCGGCGCGTAAAGCGTTGCAGCGCGGCGTTGAGAATGTAGTCTCATTCGATGCCGGGATCATGGACTGGGCACAAAACCAGCCGGAACGGTCGGTGCTGCTGGGTGAGTCGCCACTGGATCCGGCAAAACTGATCGCCAAGCCGGTGTTCAAACAACATTTGATAAAACCGGAGGAGTTTGTCGGTAATGCCAACCGGGATGGCAACATGATCGTCGATGCACGTGATCCGTTACAGCGCGCGGGTTATGCGCTGTTCATGGGCAAGGAACACCGGGCCTCCCTGGCGGATGAAAAGAAAATGGGCGAGTTGATCGCCAAAGCGGCCAGGACCGGTGAGACTATGTATATCTATGACGAAGCCGGCAAGCAGGTACGCTGGTTGATGTATCGTCTCGAACAGCGTGGTGTGAAGGACTACTACTTCATGGAGGGCGGCACCAACGCCTTCTACAAGAAATTGCGTGAGGAGTTCGCCAAAGGCGACTGAATCGATCAACACCGATTCGATTAATCCTGCAGTTTATACCCGGCGATGGGCGCCGGACG is a window of Thiohalophilus sp. DNA encoding:
- the gltB gene encoding glutamate synthase large subunit, giving the protein MTQSKLTQLSSGLYQPNFERDNCGFGLIAHMDGEASHWILETAIGALARLTHRGAIAADGKSGDGCGLLLKQPKSFFQAVAKEQGFTLNERFAVGMVFLNTDSQLAEAARNQLVRELEQEGLDVLGWRTVPVNPDACGKEALRTLPTIEQLFINAPAAMDEIEFERHLYIARRRTEKAIEPQDDTFYIPSLSSRVISFKGLVMPAYLPVFYEDLNDSRMASALAVFHQRFSTNTWPEWRLAQPFRYLAHNGEINTVQGNRNWSVARGHKFHSPHIPMADVRPLVSPSGSDSNSLDNMLEALLAGGMDIFRAMRLLIPPAWQNVETMDADLRAFYEYNSMHMEPWDGPAGIVLTDGRHAACSMDRNGLRPARWVITRDRHITLASEIGVYDYAPEDVVAKGRLKPGQMLAVDTDSGKLLLPEDIDQRLKSRQPYKQWMREHARRLKSLLQEENNASPVDESLVDVYQKMFQVTFEERDQVIRVLGEVGQEAVGSMGDDTPFPVLSRMVRSPYDNFRQQFAQVTNPAIDPIREQIVMSLETCFGPERNMFDETAQHAERLLVDSPVLSHTKFTQLLEMGQSEKNYANQLISLNYPEDTELEAAIRDICEQAVNAVKQGKVVLVLSDREITRETRPVHALLATGAVHHRLVQEGLRCDANIVVETGTARDPHHFAVLIGYGATAVYPYLAYATLRDMQRSGEITDPSAANLDANYRKGINKGLYKITSKMGISTIASYRGAQLFESVGLHQEVVDLCFNGTTNRIQGIGFSDLQEDQRLLCKLAWNKRKPIQQGGLLKFICGGEDHAYNPDVIGTLQEAVKSSDFDKWKEYTALVNQRQPLTLRDLLQLRETDQRVALDEVEPMEEIATRFDSAAMSLGALSPEAHETLAEAMNRLGARSNSGEGGEDPKRYGTNKRSKIKQVASGRFGVTPAYLRSAEVMQIKVAQGAKPGEGGQLPGHKVNDLIARLRYCKPGVSLISPPPHHDIYSIEDLAQLIFDLKQVNPDGLVSVKLVSEAGVGTVAAGVAKAYADLITISGYDGGTGASPLTSVKYAGSPWELGLSETHQILRANDLRDKVRLQTDGGLKTGLDVIKAAILGAESFGFGTGPMVAMGCKYLRICHLNNCATGVATQDKVLRMDHYRGEVEWVMNYFRFIAEEVRELLAALGLRKLTDAIGRTDLLEALEGETSKQRGLDLSALLSDADVAKDKPQCCVRPRNEPFDKAELAEQMVTDCLPAIENKTGGEFNYEVRNTHRSIGARLSGEIAVRHGDLGMENKPIILRLSGTAGQSFGVWNAGGLHMYLEGDANDYVGKGMAGGKLVLYPPRGSSFASHETTIIGNTCLYGATGGKLYAAGTAGERFGVRNSGCHAVVEGVGDHGCEYMTGGHVTVLGQAGLNFGAAMTGGFAYVYDADNSFIDCVSHDVDIHRIVPEHMEANRNHLREVIEEFVRETGSQRGQMLLDNFADEVGHFWLVKPKAASLESLMDDLQRRAA
- a CDS encoding rhodanese-like domain-containing protein, with translation MRVLVGFLSLLLIAVSSAQANDEFPGRSLYLDVPHIELDELAKRYDEVIIVDVRSGYEYDTLHIKKAINISLGASDYVDRMHQLRQANPDKTIVTYCNGKTCMKSYKAARKALQRGVENVVSFDAGIMDWAQNQPERSVLLGESPLDPAKLIAKPVFKQHLIKPEEFVGNANRDGNMIVDARDPLQRAGYALFMGKEHRASLADEKKMGELIAKAARTGETMYIYDEAGKQVRWLMYRLEQRGVKDYYFMEGGTNAFYKKLREEFAKGD
- the hemE gene encoding uroporphyrinogen decarboxylase, with the protein product MTELKNDRLLKALAREPVDVTPVWMMRQAGRYLPEYRATREKAGSFLDLCKNPELATEVTMQPLDRFDLDAAILFSDILTIPDAMDLGLYFAEGEGPCFERPLRSAAAIEQLPVPDVADSLGYVMDAVSTIRRELDGRMPLIGFSGSPWTLATYMVEGGTTKEFALVKGLLYENPRAMHQLLEKLAHTVIDYLNAQIAAGAQAVMIFDTWGGVLTTRDYSEFSLHYMRRIIAGLTREHEGRKVPVIIFSKGGCQWLEDQADIGADALGLDWTIDIGLARQRVGQQVALQGNMDPCVLYASPERIRAEVATILESYGPGEGHIFNLGHGIHQHVDPEHARAFIDAVHELSVPYHGG
- a CDS encoding glutamate synthase subunit beta; amino-acid sequence: MGNTFQFLQVKRIDPEKKRVNIRIKEYREIYGQYDAESAAQQADRCLECGNPYCEWKCPVHNYIPNWLKLIAEGNITEAAELSHRTNSLPEICGRVCPQDRLCEGACTLNDGFGAVTIGSIEKYISDTAFEQGWRPDMSGVEATGKKVAVIGAGPAGLGCADVLARNGVAVTVYDRYPEIGGLLTFGIPEFKLEKEVVHKRREIFEGMGIEFRLGVEIGKDIAFKAIADQYDAVFLGMGTYKYMTAGIAGEDLHGVYAALDFLISNVNHCYNYEKDPKDYISMQGRHVVVLGGGDTAMDCNRTSIRQGAASVTCAYRRDEANMPGSKREVGNAKEEGVKFMWNRQPVEIVGNGQVEGVKVVTTQLGEPDERGRRRPEPVAGSEEIIMADAVIIAFGFQPSPGDWFEEYQIAIDERGRVKAPQKQEYKHQTANPKIFAGGDMVRGSDLVVTAVYEGREAAEGILDYLEV